One Ascaphus truei isolate aAscTru1 chromosome 9, aAscTru1.hap1, whole genome shotgun sequence genomic region harbors:
- the BMP4 gene encoding bone morphogenetic protein 4 isoform X1, translating into MDCFLMPCFLDTMIPGNRMLMVILLCQVLLGGTNHASLIPETGKKKVADIQGQAAGRRSGHSHELLRDFEATLLQMFGLRKRPQPSKGAVVPGYMRDLYRLQSAEEEDELQEISLEYPERPTSRANTVRSFHHEEHLENVAGTTANSSIRFLFNLSSIPENEVISSAELRIYREQIEHGPTWEEGFHRINIYEVMKPLAANGHMITRLLDTRLIHHNVTQWESFDVSPAIMRWTQDKQINHGLAIEVIHLNQTKSYQGKHVRISRSLLPQEDADWSQMRPLLITFSHDGRGHALTRRVKRSPKQQRVRKKNKNCRRHSLYVDFSDVGWNDWIVAPPGYQAFYCHGDCPFPLADHLNSTNHAIVQTLVNSVNSSIPKACCVPTELSAISMLYLDEYDKVVLKNYQEMVVEGCGCR; encoded by the exons ATGGACTGTTTTCTTATGCCTTGTTTTCT AGACACCATGATTCCTGGTAACCGAATGCTGATGGTCATCTTATTATGCCAAGTCCTGCTGGGAGGCACTAACCATGCGAGCCTGATACCCGAGACGGGGAAGAAGAAAGTCGCCGACATTCAGGGCCAAGCGGCAGGGAGGAGGTCCGGCCACAGCCATGAGCTGCTGCGGGACTTCGAGGCCACGCTGCTGCAGATGTTCGGCCTCCGCAAGCGGCCGCAGCCCAGCAAAGGGGCGGTGGTGCCCGGCTACATGCGGGACCTGTACCGGCTGCAGTCCGCGGAGGAAGAGGACGAGCTGCAGGAGATCAGCCTGGAGTATCCCGAGAGACCCACCAGCCGGGCCAACACCGTGAGGAGCTTCCACCACGAGG AACATTTGGAGAACGTAGCAGGGACAACGGCAAACTCAAGCATCCGTTTTCTATTCAACCTCAGCAGCATTCCTGAAAATGAGGTGATTTCTTCAGCAGAGCTAAGAATCTATAGGGAACAGATAGAACATGGCCCAACATGGGAAGAGGGTTTTCACCGGATAAATATATATGAAGTCATGAAACCTCTGGCAGCAAATGGACATATGATTACTAGGCTACTGGACACCAGGCTGATCCATCACAATGTGACACAGTGGGAAAGTTTCGATGTGAGCCCTGCAATTATGAGGTGGACCCAGGATAAGCAAATAAACCATGGGCTTGCCATTGAGGTGATTCACCTCAACCAAACAAAATCTTATCAGGGGAAACATGTCAGGATTAGCCGATCATTATTACCTCAAGAGGATGCAGACTGGTCACAGATGAGGCCACTTTTAATCACTTTTAGCCACGATGGCAGAGGACATGCACTGACCAGGAGGGTAAAAAGAAGCCCGAAGCAACAGAGAGtccgtaaaaaaaataaaaactgccGGAGGCATTCTCTCTATGTGGATTTCAGTGATGTTGGCTGGAATGATTGGATTGTGGCACCTCCTGGATATCAGGCTTTTTACTGCCATGGGGATTGCCCATTTCCCTTGGCTGACCACCTAAACTCGACCAACCATGCTATTGTTCAAACTCTGGTTAACTCGGTTAACTCAAGCATCCCAAAAGCATGCTGCGTCCCTACAGAACTTAGCGCAATCTCCATGCTATACTTGGACGAATATGACAAAGTTGTCCTTAAAAACTATCAGGAGATGGTAGTGGAGGGGTGTGGATGCCgttaa
- the BMP4 gene encoding bone morphogenetic protein 4 isoform X2 — MIPGNRMLMVILLCQVLLGGTNHASLIPETGKKKVADIQGQAAGRRSGHSHELLRDFEATLLQMFGLRKRPQPSKGAVVPGYMRDLYRLQSAEEEDELQEISLEYPERPTSRANTVRSFHHEEHLENVAGTTANSSIRFLFNLSSIPENEVISSAELRIYREQIEHGPTWEEGFHRINIYEVMKPLAANGHMITRLLDTRLIHHNVTQWESFDVSPAIMRWTQDKQINHGLAIEVIHLNQTKSYQGKHVRISRSLLPQEDADWSQMRPLLITFSHDGRGHALTRRVKRSPKQQRVRKKNKNCRRHSLYVDFSDVGWNDWIVAPPGYQAFYCHGDCPFPLADHLNSTNHAIVQTLVNSVNSSIPKACCVPTELSAISMLYLDEYDKVVLKNYQEMVVEGCGCR, encoded by the exons ATGATTCCTGGTAACCGAATGCTGATGGTCATCTTATTATGCCAAGTCCTGCTGGGAGGCACTAACCATGCGAGCCTGATACCCGAGACGGGGAAGAAGAAAGTCGCCGACATTCAGGGCCAAGCGGCAGGGAGGAGGTCCGGCCACAGCCATGAGCTGCTGCGGGACTTCGAGGCCACGCTGCTGCAGATGTTCGGCCTCCGCAAGCGGCCGCAGCCCAGCAAAGGGGCGGTGGTGCCCGGCTACATGCGGGACCTGTACCGGCTGCAGTCCGCGGAGGAAGAGGACGAGCTGCAGGAGATCAGCCTGGAGTATCCCGAGAGACCCACCAGCCGGGCCAACACCGTGAGGAGCTTCCACCACGAGG AACATTTGGAGAACGTAGCAGGGACAACGGCAAACTCAAGCATCCGTTTTCTATTCAACCTCAGCAGCATTCCTGAAAATGAGGTGATTTCTTCAGCAGAGCTAAGAATCTATAGGGAACAGATAGAACATGGCCCAACATGGGAAGAGGGTTTTCACCGGATAAATATATATGAAGTCATGAAACCTCTGGCAGCAAATGGACATATGATTACTAGGCTACTGGACACCAGGCTGATCCATCACAATGTGACACAGTGGGAAAGTTTCGATGTGAGCCCTGCAATTATGAGGTGGACCCAGGATAAGCAAATAAACCATGGGCTTGCCATTGAGGTGATTCACCTCAACCAAACAAAATCTTATCAGGGGAAACATGTCAGGATTAGCCGATCATTATTACCTCAAGAGGATGCAGACTGGTCACAGATGAGGCCACTTTTAATCACTTTTAGCCACGATGGCAGAGGACATGCACTGACCAGGAGGGTAAAAAGAAGCCCGAAGCAACAGAGAGtccgtaaaaaaaataaaaactgccGGAGGCATTCTCTCTATGTGGATTTCAGTGATGTTGGCTGGAATGATTGGATTGTGGCACCTCCTGGATATCAGGCTTTTTACTGCCATGGGGATTGCCCATTTCCCTTGGCTGACCACCTAAACTCGACCAACCATGCTATTGTTCAAACTCTGGTTAACTCGGTTAACTCAAGCATCCCAAAAGCATGCTGCGTCCCTACAGAACTTAGCGCAATCTCCATGCTATACTTGGACGAATATGACAAAGTTGTCCTTAAAAACTATCAGGAGATGGTAGTGGAGGGGTGTGGATGCCgttaa